The sequence GTGGaacattttttctcttttttttagggaatgaacATTTTTTTTCTCTACATTTTTTTCTCTACCTGTTTATTTTGTGGAGTACTACTAGTCTATACCGGTTTTACACGTGCATCCCGAAGCGTAAAAGAGAACCCCAACACGTGCTGATGCTGCCAGTCTACTGGCGCAGCAGGAGGAGTAGCACAGTGTAAAACTAGTCTGCATCAAAGGGTACGTGAGGTGTCGCGAATCTCAATGCAACGGAGCGGGCGACCCGTGAGCGAGAGACAGCGACCGCCAACGCCAACGACCCCCTCCTCCTCGTTTTGGCCGTGAGGCATCCCCGACAAACCACCCCGCGCTGTCACGGAAACCCCGCCCTCGCTGTCAACGTCGCCGCTCGCCCCCTCCCTCCCTGACCGGCTGACCCGGCCTGAGCGCGCGTGTGGCCACTGGCAACCAACACGACCAGCGGAGCGGAGCCAGCAACCACCGCCGCATCCTCCCTCCCTCCCCGTCCCGGACGCTCCTCCCGCTGATTTTTTTCTtcgtcctctccttcctcctttccAACTGGCAAGCAACCGCGCCCCTCCCCCCACCAACGAGGAGCGCCGAGCGGGACGGGACAGCCAGAGCGNNNNNNNNNNNNNNNNNNNNNNNNNNNNNNNNNNNNNNNNNNNNNNNNNNNNNNNNNNNNNNNNNNNNNNNNNNNNNNNNNNNNNNNNNNNNNNNNNNNNNNNNNNNNNNNNNNNNNNNNNNNNNNNNNNNNNNNNNNNNNNNNNNNNNNNNNNNNNNNNNNNNNNNNNNNNNNNNNNNNNNNNNNNNNNNNNNNNNNNNNNNNNNNNNNNNNNNNNNNNNNNNNNNNNNNNNNNNNNNNNNNNNNNNNNNNNNNNNNNNNNNNNNNNNNNNNNNNNNNNNNNNNNNNNNNNNNNNNNNNNNNNNNNNNNNNNNNNNNNNNNNNNNNNNNNNNNNNNNNNNATAGCGCCTTCCTCTGGCTCCGCCGCACTCTTTTCGTTTCGGTTTCCCGCCCCCGAAGCCCCGGCGAAATTTGAGACGCGGGCCAAGGCGCGAGGCGGCACAGCTTCTCGTCCTCGGCGGCGCGGAGGCGGACGGCTGCGTCTGACTCCGCGGAcatggcgccggcgccggcggctgaACAACCCGTGAGTTATTCGCCCCttccttctcttttcttcttcttttgtttatTATTCCCTTCAATTTTTCTCCCCCTTCCGAGAAACAGCAGCAGCCGCCATTCTTCGCCGGTCAACTACTGGCTTCAGTTTTCTCCACTTCCTCGCTTCTTATTAgatttgattaattaattaacgGGCAAATAGCCTGGGGCTTCATTAACTGCTCGATAGGCTCCGTAGATAATCTTGTTGCAATCTTGTCCTAGTAGCGTGTAGCTTAAACAACAAAAGATGCAGATAATAACCAAGTACAGAAAACCAAGCCATGAGCCTATGATCAATCTGACTTCAAAACCTGTCATCCTAACAGTTTGGCTCCAAATATTCCTCATCCTAACACAGTCGCCTCTGCTTCTCAACTGCCTGCCCGGGTTTCTGTGGAATATGCAAGGCTGATTGGCTGCATTTTGCTTTGCTTGGCAGGCAGTTGCCATTACCACTATATATCTGTGATTTATATATTTGCCTTGCTTGGCAGGCAGTTGCCACTGACCCACTAACACTATGTCTTTGGTTTCCTTATTAATTCGAATAAAAACACTAATATTTGATTATTATATTTTGTAATAATGATCCGACCTTTCGTAGACTAACAAATTCCATGGCTTTGTCATTTATCTGTAGTTGGAGTATGAGCTGCGACAagagctctccgatatcatgctcCAGGGCTACATTACCGGTCTGCGCCGCGAGTTCGAGACGAAGCTATGTGAGAATCACAACCGTATCAGCACACTGAGCAAGAACTGCAAGGAAAACCTTTCCGAGATCACTGCTCTACGAGACGAGCTGACCGGCATCCTGACCGCTGTGGCAGCTTCAGAGTCCAGTGTGCTCCCTCCCCACAGCAGTCTCGAGAAAGCCGAGGAGACGAACTCCCTGAAGATGAAAGATGACAATGACATCCCGGACTTTTCGCTCCTGAAGCACCTGAGCGGCGAAGATATCACGGCGTTTTTGAAGTCTGAATGGCTCAAGCTGCGAAGGGAGCACGAGTTCGAATTGCATCAGACGACTGAAGAGCTGTTCAGGCTGAAAAGGCATTTTGCGAAGGATGGAGCTGTGTTGCCTTTTAGGAAAGAGAGAGAGCTTGAGCTCATCAAATCAAAGCTGCTTCAGACTATCTCCAAAATGGATGTAATTATCTCGAGGAAAGAGGGCTCTGGTTTTGATCACAATGAGGATGATGAGCTATGCAGATTGAAGGACAGGATCGGTTCTCTGCTCGATGAAAATGAACATCTCCGAGGTTTGCTATCTGACAGAAGAAAGGAAGCTAAGAAGCTCTCTTCGCAAGTAGTCGACGCACAAAGCAATGTCGCGCGCCACTCGCTGGCCGAGTCAAAACTCAGTGATGAGCTCGAAGATCTGAAGATTGAGAGCCACTTGAGAGATTTATTGGAACTGTCTGTATTAAGGGAAGTGTTTGGCAGTTATGAAAATCAGATTGATGATCACAACCAGGAGGAGTGCTTCCTCAGAGAGTTGCTTATGGAGAAAGAAGAGCGGTTACTTACCATGTCTGGGGATAAACATAAGCTCAAGTATGAAAATGACCAGCTTATATCTATCGTAGGATCAAAACTGGTTCAGCACCATGAGGAATTCGACTTGGTTAACGACGAACTTACGATGTTCAGGGAGAAGGTGTGTGAGCAAGAGCTGCTGATCTTGGAGTTCAAAGGAGAGTCGAGCTCGATGAAGAGCTGTCTGGATGAGGCCTTGCAGCAAATCCATGTGTGCAAGCAAGAGATAATTGGGCTGACTGAAAGCTTGACTTCCATGTCCCTTGCTTTGGAGGAAGCAAAAGAGCAAAATGCCTCGCTTGACGCGACTATTCGAGAAATGAAGAGAACAGCAGCGCCACTCACTGACGGTCATATAGGGGATGATGCAGGGCCCCTAGAGCAATTTACCCTTGTTAGCATGGAGATATTGTCTAAAGCATACAGTGATTTCGAAAGCAGATTAGCTCAAAGTATGAAACAAAATGATATAAGGTGCGCAAATTTGTTAACACTCATTCCCCAATGTTTTGCTGTTGCTATTTATTTAATTAAAATCGCACCTGCTCAGCAAGCTCACTTCACCAGAGTATGCAGACCTATTCTAAACATATGCATGTTGCCgttccaaaaagaaaaaaacatatgCATGTTACTGAAGACTAGCATCTCTGTCTATTTCATATTTCCTAATGCACTGGCCGTTTTTAATTATTTGGTGCAGGTTGACTAGAATAATTCGCCAGTTCAACCCACTGGTGCAGCAAGTTGCTGTACTAAAGAAGAAGGAATTCTGGTATAAACAAATACTCGAGATTAAATGCTCGAATCTCGAAAAAGCAGAAGCTGAGGTTAGCCTTCTTTGCGTCGCTTCATTTTGCCTTTGGATTGGTTAGAGTTCTAAGGTGATGTGCTAAGCAAAATTCCAAGTAATTTTCAAAGTTGGGACTTATGTAAAGGAAGAATGATATCTCAAGATTCTAAAGTAAAAATAGGGAAGAATGCCTAATGGTTAATTACATATACATTTCTCTTAGAGAAACACATGATGCTTGTTTTGCAGTCCACctaaactcaaataaaaatgaGGAATCTGGAATCTAGACAAGATGGAGTGAAATTTTAAATCTAAATGGGACTTCTCCATTTGTTGACTAACTATTCATTTTCTGTATGTAGTGATATGATTCATATTTCTTTTTGTA comes from Triticum aestivum cultivar Chinese Spring chromosome 5B, IWGSC CS RefSeq v2.1, whole genome shotgun sequence and encodes:
- the LOC123110369 gene encoding WPP domain-associated protein, whose protein sequence is MAPAPAAEQPLEYELRQELSDIMLQGYITGLRREFETKLCENHNRISTLSKNCKENLSEITALRDELTGILTAVAASESSVLPPHSSLEKAEETNSLKMKDDNDIPDFSLLKHLSGEDITAFLKSEWLKLRREHEFELHQTTEELFRLKRHFAKDGAVLPFRKERELELIKSKLLQTISKMDVIISRKEGSGFDHNEDDELCRLKDRIGSLLDENEHLRGLLSDRRKEAKKLSSQVVDAQSNVARHSLAESKLSDELEDLKIESHLRDLLELSVLREVFGSYENQIDDHNQEECFLRELLMEKEERLLTMSGDKHKLKYENDQLISIVGSKLVQHHEEFDLVNDELTMFREKVCEQELLILEFKGESSSMKSCLDEALQQIHVCKQEIIGLTESLTSMSLALEEAKEQNASLDATIREMKRTAAPLTDGHIGDDAGPLEQFTLVSMEILSKAYSDFESRLAQSMKQNDIRLTRIIRQFNPLVQQVAVLKKKEFWYKQILEIKCSNLEKAEAEVDVLGDEVETLLRVLSKIYIALDHYSPVLKHYPGVTEILNVAHKVLQGESIEQYNTLLKH